A single genomic interval of Chryseobacterium paludis harbors:
- a CDS encoding MFS transporter, producing MQAPKNRNIRWFMLSLVFLATTINYLDRQVMGLLKPVLEKEFSWDEKDYSYIVMAFTTTYAIGYLAMGRLIDRVGTKIGYAVSLIVWSLASIGHGFVKSTIGFIIARSTLGISEAGNFPAAIKSVAEWFPKKERALATGIFNSGATVGAILAPLLVPFILGHYGWRETFVWIGALGLLWIVLWWRFYKIPEKTKKLSQEELQYIKSDQDGKTQEQSKVPLSELLKYKVTWSFAVGKILTDPIWYFFMFWLPAYFADVFKMDLTKPSIPLIIIYSGTTIGSIGGGYLSSFLIKKGWAIGRARSFTMLLFALMVVPVMFSKYVDNMWFITIIIAFATAAHQGWGANLMTTVGDKLPNNYVSSVIGFGGMLGSAAGIIFPLFIGIVLDTFKKAGNINGGYNIIFFIAGVSYVAAWGIIWLINREKTEISV from the coding sequence ATGCAGGCTCCTAAAAATCGTAATATAAGATGGTTTATGCTGTCTTTGGTCTTTCTCGCCACCACGATCAACTATCTTGACCGTCAGGTAATGGGTTTGCTGAAGCCTGTTCTTGAAAAAGAATTCAGTTGGGATGAGAAAGATTACAGCTACATTGTGATGGCATTCACCACGACTTATGCTATTGGATATCTTGCGATGGGAAGGTTGATCGACAGGGTGGGAACCAAAATAGGTTATGCTGTTTCATTGATTGTCTGGAGTCTGGCTTCAATAGGGCATGGTTTTGTAAAAAGTACAATTGGATTTATCATTGCAAGAAGTACCCTCGGTATCAGTGAGGCAGGAAATTTTCCGGCAGCTATAAAATCTGTGGCAGAATGGTTTCCGAAAAAAGAAAGAGCCTTGGCAACAGGGATTTTCAACTCCGGAGCGACGGTTGGAGCCATTTTAGCACCGCTTCTTGTGCCATTCATTCTTGGGCATTACGGATGGCGGGAAACCTTTGTGTGGATTGGTGCTCTCGGATTATTATGGATTGTACTTTGGTGGCGGTTTTATAAAATTCCGGAAAAAACTAAAAAACTGAGTCAGGAAGAATTACAGTATATTAAAAGTGATCAGGATGGAAAAACACAGGAACAATCCAAAGTTCCGTTGTCAGAATTATTAAAATACAAAGTAACATGGTCTTTTGCTGTGGGAAAAATCCTTACAGATCCGATTTGGTATTTCTTTATGTTCTGGTTACCTGCTTATTTTGCAGATGTTTTTAAAATGGATTTAACGAAACCTTCCATTCCGTTGATTATTATCTATAGCGGAACCACGATTGGAAGTATTGGCGGCGGTTATCTTTCTTCATTTTTAATTAAAAAAGGCTGGGCAATCGGAAGAGCCAGAAGCTTCACTATGCTCTTGTTTGCTCTGATGGTCGTTCCGGTAATGTTCTCAAAATATGTAGACAATATGTGGTTCATTACCATAATCATTGCTTTTGCAACAGCAGCACATCAGGGTTGGGGAGCGAACCTAATGACAACGGTGGGTGATAAATTACCCAATAATTATGTAAGTTCTGTGATTGGCTTTGGCGGAATGCTGGGCTCAGCTGCAGGGATTATATTCCCGCTTTTCATCGGAATTGTCTTGGACACATTTAAAAAAGCAGGGAATATCAACGGAGGCTACAATATTATATTTTTCATTGCTGGTGTTTCTTACGTTGCGGCTTGGGGAATTATCTGGTTGATCAACAGGGAAAAAACTGAAATTTCGGTTTGA
- a CDS encoding bifunctional 4-hydroxy-2-oxoglutarate aldolase/2-dehydro-3-deoxy-phosphogluconate aldolase, with amino-acid sequence MSVLLQKIKDQRIVPLFYNESFEVSKRIIKALYEGGIHVIEYTNRGNQALENFERLKEISSIEFPELLLGIGTVKNIKEMDDYARAKADFIITPVISAELVKHSVEKNINLIPGCFTPSDVNVAFQNGLRLVKIFPADALGKKYIKSIEPVFPGMHYMPTGGINADFDDITEWLKGGAVAVGLGSSLINKDFIAEQLTEKVQNLLQQLNRH; translated from the coding sequence ATGAGTGTACTATTACAAAAAATAAAGGACCAGAGAATTGTCCCACTTTTTTACAACGAATCTTTTGAAGTTTCAAAAAGGATCATAAAAGCTTTGTACGAAGGGGGAATCCATGTAATAGAATATACCAATCGCGGAAATCAGGCATTGGAAAATTTTGAAAGACTGAAGGAAATTTCTTCTATAGAGTTTCCGGAACTTTTATTGGGAATAGGTACCGTAAAAAATATAAAAGAGATGGATGATTATGCTCGTGCAAAAGCAGATTTTATCATTACACCTGTCATTAGCGCAGAATTGGTAAAACATTCTGTTGAAAAAAACATCAATTTAATTCCGGGATGTTTTACCCCCTCCGATGTTAATGTAGCATTTCAGAACGGACTTCGGTTAGTGAAGATTTTCCCGGCTGATGCTTTAGGTAAAAAATATATCAAATCTATTGAGCCTGTTTTTCCGGGAATGCATTATATGCCAACCGGAGGAATCAATGCTGACTTTGATGATATTACAGAATGGCTTAAGGGTGGCGCAGTTGCTGTTGGATTGGGCAGTTCGCTTATCAACAAAGATTTTATAGCAGAACAGCTCACGGAAAAAGTTCAGAACTTATTGCAACAACTTAATCGACACTAA
- the uxuA gene encoding mannonate dehydratase, with translation MEKTWRWFGKKDNIKLNMLRQIGVQGIVSALHDIPNGEIWPLEAINEYKEYIESFGLRWSVVESLAVSESIKYGGEDRDHLIANYIISLGNLGKAGVKTVCYNFMPVLDWARTDLYHKWEDGSSSLYFDKAKFAYFEIHILEREGAEKEYSSEILDKVRELKNTLTDKDNNDLIDSVIVKTQGFVNGNIKEDDQNPVAIFKKLLLLYDGIGKDQLRENMKYFLEKIMPVCEEYNIQMCVHPDDPPFSLLGLPRIITCEEDIDWFLNAVDNPHNGLTFCTGSLSAGLQNDVPKLAQKYASRTKFVHLRSTNVFPNGDFIEANHLEGRGKIVEIVRIFEKENPDLPMRIDHGKLLTDDIDKGYNPGYSFLGRMLALGQIEGVMASVQMELEKK, from the coding sequence ATGGAAAAAACATGGCGTTGGTTCGGTAAAAAAGACAACATAAAATTAAACATGCTCCGTCAGATAGGCGTCCAGGGTATTGTTTCTGCACTTCATGATATCCCAAACGGGGAAATATGGCCGTTAGAAGCAATTAATGAGTATAAAGAATATATAGAAAGTTTCGGACTCCGTTGGTCTGTAGTTGAAAGCCTTGCTGTGAGTGAATCTATCAAATACGGAGGAGAGGACAGAGACCATTTAATAGCAAATTATATCATTAGCCTCGGAAATTTAGGAAAAGCAGGAGTTAAAACTGTTTGTTACAATTTTATGCCCGTTCTCGATTGGGCCCGTACAGACCTTTACCATAAATGGGAGGATGGTTCATCATCATTGTATTTTGATAAGGCTAAGTTCGCCTACTTTGAAATACATATCCTTGAAAGAGAAGGTGCAGAAAAAGAATATAGCTCAGAAATTCTTGATAAAGTAAGAGAACTCAAAAATACCCTTACTGATAAGGATAACAATGATTTGATTGATTCGGTCATTGTGAAAACTCAAGGCTTTGTAAATGGAAACATTAAGGAAGATGACCAGAATCCTGTAGCTATTTTTAAAAAGCTATTGTTACTATATGACGGAATTGGTAAAGATCAGCTTCGTGAAAATATGAAATACTTCCTTGAGAAAATCATGCCCGTATGTGAAGAGTACAATATTCAGATGTGTGTACATCCCGATGATCCCCCATTTTCATTATTAGGTTTACCAAGAATTATAACATGTGAAGAAGACATTGACTGGTTTTTGAACGCCGTTGACAATCCTCATAACGGGCTTACGTTTTGTACGGGTTCCTTAAGTGCAGGACTTCAGAATGACGTTCCGAAATTAGCTCAGAAATATGCTTCACGCACAAAATTTGTCCACCTGAGGAGTACCAATGTATTTCCGAATGGAGATTTTATAGAAGCAAATCACTTGGAGGGAAGAGGAAAAATCGTTGAGATTGTTCGAATATTTGAAAAAGAAAATCCGGACCTTCCAATGCGCATTGATCATGGAAAGCTTTTGACAGATGATATTGATAAAGGCTACAATCCAGGATATTCATTTTTGGGAAGAATGCTGGCCCTAGGACAGATCGAAGGGGTAATGGCAAGTGTACAGATGGAATTGGAAAAAAAATAA
- a CDS encoding SDR family oxidoreductase has translation MNEIFSIKDKVAVITGASGVLGSSLAKSFIEAGAKVVALGRKQATLDACVKELQESGGDAFAVEANVMNIESLEIASKKIIERFGKIDILLNIAGGNIPAATLSPDQSFLDMNIEGWNEVTNLNINGTVYPSYVFGKVMAERSSGSIVNISSMAAYSAITRVAGYSAAKSAITNFTQWLASDLAIKYGDKIRVNAIAPGFFIGDQNRAILLNPDGSLTDRSKNVIAKTPMGRFGEAKELNGIVQFLCSDAASFITGALVPVDGGFSAFSGV, from the coding sequence ATGAACGAAATATTTAGTATAAAAGATAAAGTAGCAGTGATCACCGGTGCCTCAGGGGTTCTGGGAAGTAGCCTTGCTAAAAGCTTTATTGAAGCCGGGGCAAAAGTGGTTGCGTTGGGAAGAAAACAGGCAACTTTAGATGCCTGCGTCAAAGAACTTCAGGAATCAGGTGGTGATGCTTTTGCTGTGGAAGCCAATGTTATGAATATCGAAAGCCTGGAAATAGCTTCAAAGAAGATCATTGAAAGATTCGGGAAGATTGACATTCTCCTTAATATAGCTGGTGGAAATATTCCAGCAGCAACTCTTTCTCCAGACCAGTCTTTTTTAGACATGAATATTGAAGGATGGAATGAGGTAACAAACCTTAATATCAACGGAACTGTTTATCCCAGCTATGTTTTCGGAAAAGTAATGGCAGAACGGAGTAGCGGAAGTATTGTCAATATTTCATCAATGGCGGCATATTCTGCAATCACAAGAGTGGCAGGATATTCCGCGGCTAAATCTGCAATTACCAATTTCACACAATGGCTGGCTTCGGATTTAGCTATAAAATATGGTGATAAAATTCGTGTAAATGCTATTGCTCCCGGATTTTTTATAGGAGACCAGAACCGTGCGATTTTATTAAATCCCGATGGATCTTTAACGGACAGGAGTAAAAATGTTATTGCTAAAACCCCAATGGGACGATTTGGAGAAGCAAAAGAGCTTAATGGTATTGTACAATTTCTCTGTTCAGATGCAGCAAGCTTTATTACAGGCGCTTTAGTTCCTGTTGATGGAGGTTTCAGTGCTTTCAGCGGAGTATAA
- a CDS encoding PfkB family carbohydrate kinase, with protein MQHSGSGKILCFGELLLHFAPDSNGNWMNNQLVKIFVGGAEYNVATALAHWKNPVKFLSALPENFLGIQLESQLKNKGIEVLAEKSKGRIGTFYLSSDGDMQNTSVIYDRFPSVFTQSDFDAFNLDDVFSEVKWMHISTITSALSEKAYIKCLDLMKEAASRNIQVSLDLNYRAALWQDKNPSDKIKHMMPLVNVLMGNIWSVQQFLNIPVEYELNGNSDDENLLKQAEKSASEIQKMYPNVETIANTFRFTSGEAVNYFATLYTDEKLLISQQYHSDKIEERVGSGDAFMAALIHGTLKGNPTEQILEDATKVAFKKLFIKGDTINDTIKIEKL; from the coding sequence ATGCAACATTCAGGGTCAGGTAAAATACTTTGTTTCGGAGAATTGCTTTTACATTTTGCTCCGGATTCTAATGGAAACTGGATGAATAACCAGTTAGTGAAAATCTTTGTGGGTGGTGCAGAATATAATGTTGCCACAGCTCTTGCGCACTGGAAAAACCCGGTAAAATTTCTCTCGGCTCTGCCTGAAAATTTCCTGGGAATCCAATTGGAATCTCAGCTGAAAAATAAAGGAATCGAGGTACTTGCCGAGAAAAGTAAAGGCAGAATCGGAACTTTTTACCTCTCTTCGGATGGTGATATGCAAAATACATCGGTAATTTACGACCGTTTTCCATCGGTTTTTACACAATCGGATTTTGACGCCTTCAATTTAGATGATGTGTTTTCAGAGGTGAAATGGATGCATATCAGTACAATTACATCTGCTTTAAGTGAAAAAGCTTACATCAAATGTCTGGATTTAATGAAGGAAGCAGCTTCAAGAAACATTCAGGTTTCTCTTGATTTAAATTATCGTGCTGCACTTTGGCAAGACAAAAATCCTTCAGATAAAATAAAACATATGATGCCTTTGGTGAATGTTCTGATGGGAAATATCTGGTCTGTTCAGCAATTTCTGAATATTCCTGTTGAATATGAATTGAATGGAAATTCTGATGATGAAAATCTTTTAAAACAAGCAGAAAAATCGGCATCGGAAATTCAGAAAATGTATCCCAATGTTGAAACGATAGCAAATACATTCCGATTCACGAGTGGCGAAGCGGTAAATTATTTTGCGACTTTATATACTGATGAAAAACTTTTGATTTCGCAACAATACCATTCAGATAAAATAGAGGAAAGAGTAGGAAGCGGTGATGCATTTATGGCAGCGTTGATTCACGGAACATTAAAAGGAAATCCTACAGAGCAAATTTTAGAAGATGCCACAAAAGTCGCTTTCAAAAAGCTCTTTATTAAAGGTGATACCATTAATGATACCATTAAAATTGAAAAATTATGA
- the uxaC gene encoding glucuronate isomerase, whose translation MTNIKTVDRKDVFSESFLLRSKTAENLYFGYAKDMPVIDYHNHLEPDVISKNQNFRSPTAIWLDGDHYKWRAMRNFGIEEKFISGDASDQEKFRKWTEVVPYTLRNPLFHWTHMELNNPFGIKEYLSLKNIDSVYHKMNDNLQMPGFLPQSIITNFNVETLCTTDDPADNLQYHKTIKNSSFTTRVLPTFRPDSYINIINPENYLRQIKKLEKVSKIDIKSTSDLLEALYSRIQYFHENGARISDHGLEYFPDTKKWNTALENEFKEFLTGNKKSFSDPEALSGHLLKELCKMYAEKKWVQQFHIGATRNNNTIMLNTIGTNAGYDAISEQYFAQRMSMMFDELNTAGKLTQTIVYNLNPSFNEVLATLVGNFNEAGIKSKIQLGAAWWFLDQMEGMKKQINTLSNIGLISTFIGMLTDSRSLLSFSRHDYFRRLLCDIFGSEMEAGLLPDDEQWVGSIIQDICFNNTKNYFRF comes from the coding sequence ATGACCAATATTAAAACTGTAGATCGCAAAGATGTTTTCAGCGAATCTTTTCTTCTACGTTCTAAAACCGCAGAAAATTTATATTTTGGGTATGCGAAAGATATGCCGGTCATTGATTATCATAATCATCTGGAGCCGGATGTCATCTCAAAAAATCAAAACTTCAGATCTCCCACAGCAATCTGGCTGGATGGGGATCATTACAAATGGAGAGCGATGAGGAATTTCGGAATTGAAGAAAAATTTATTTCCGGGGATGCATCTGATCAAGAAAAATTCAGAAAATGGACAGAAGTTGTCCCTTACACACTTCGCAATCCACTGTTTCATTGGACACATATGGAGCTGAATAATCCATTTGGGATTAAAGAATACTTATCCTTAAAAAATATAGATTCCGTATATCATAAGATGAATGATAATCTCCAAATGCCTGGATTTTTACCACAATCCATCATTACAAATTTTAATGTGGAAACTCTTTGTACAACAGATGATCCTGCTGATAATCTTCAATATCATAAGACAATAAAAAATAGCTCTTTTACCACTCGGGTTCTCCCTACCTTCCGTCCGGACAGTTATATTAATATAATAAACCCTGAGAACTACCTCCGTCAGATTAAAAAATTGGAGAAGGTTAGTAAAATTGATATAAAATCGACTTCAGATTTACTGGAAGCCCTTTATTCAAGAATTCAGTACTTTCATGAAAACGGAGCTCGGATTTCCGATCATGGATTAGAATATTTTCCTGATACTAAGAAATGGAATACTGCCTTAGAAAATGAATTCAAAGAATTTTTAACTGGAAATAAAAAGTCATTTTCAGATCCAGAAGCTTTGTCTGGCCATCTTTTGAAAGAGCTTTGTAAAATGTATGCCGAAAAAAAATGGGTTCAGCAGTTTCATATAGGAGCCACACGGAATAATAACACAATAATGCTGAATACGATAGGAACTAATGCCGGTTATGATGCCATCAGTGAACAGTATTTTGCCCAAAGAATGAGCATGATGTTCGATGAACTGAATACTGCAGGGAAACTTACCCAAACGATAGTTTATAACCTTAATCCGTCTTTCAATGAAGTATTGGCAACGCTCGTTGGGAATTTTAATGAAGCCGGAATTAAATCAAAAATACAGTTAGGTGCAGCATGGTGGTTTCTAGATCAAATGGAGGGAATGAAAAAGCAAATAAACACACTTTCCAATATTGGACTTATCAGCACTTTTATTGGAATGCTCACAGATTCACGAAGTCTTCTGTCTTTTTCAAGACACGATTATTTTAGAAGATTGCTTTGCGATATCTTCGGCAGCGAAATGGAAGCCGGGCTACTTCCGGATGATGAACAATGGGTGGGAAGCATCATTCAGGATATTTGTTTTAATAATACCAAAAACTATTTTAGATTTTAA
- a CDS encoding RagB/SusD family nutrient uptake outer membrane protein, with the protein MINFNKKLILGAIFLSLTFTGCNEILDEQPRSTYTVDYFSTPDGINQSFTSLYRQLRLLYGNGYFMSNCQNGTDESTWAQSADGNFKELDMSGNGNINSNTFPTSMIWGSVFPYINTANGIIEKGPGFGIAESMISEARFFRGFDYFMLVQTYGGVPLDLGAGELKFNTLPATTSARNTVTEVYTKAIFPDLKKAIETLPVSPRVTGGVTQNVARLFLAKAYLTYGWWLQNPNNIPTYPEVSRSDPDGHNAQWYFQQAYDIAMAGITSPGSYGLQPTFYDVNVGSNDRNNECMLYADHTQSSTYYNEGDPVGFGSGWAPDNFAAWMQTWNYTAIKSSKTTAWAGADVVSPVQREAAQPFGRPWVRMCPTLGVIKNTFADKTNDSRYDGTFVTTYRGNWNKNGTGLTGVPVLYNANNLPVQPGGAILSFLNDDTQTPAYPSGAGQNGVGAGTLAGRADWVIAPNGISRIVYPGLWKIGTYRTDDPNGLGYPNASLTRPFSVAKFSEFYFIAAESAVKGATGAMTAKDLINVIRARAGKWKFNNAQNAAYTADNSAAMIAATPSNITIDYILAERSREYYGEFYRWYDLVRTQKWSEYAATYQIGGASYGNHTPETVTRTILPYHYLRPIPQGQLDAMEVSADIKAKYQNPGYN; encoded by the coding sequence ATGATAAATTTTAACAAAAAACTGATATTAGGAGCAATCTTTTTATCATTAACATTTACAGGATGTAATGAAATTCTTGATGAACAGCCAAGATCAACATACACTGTTGACTACTTTAGTACGCCGGATGGAATCAACCAGAGTTTTACTTCCCTGTACAGACAGTTACGATTGCTCTATGGTAACGGATACTTTATGAGCAATTGTCAGAATGGAACCGATGAATCTACCTGGGCACAAAGTGCAGATGGTAACTTCAAAGAACTTGATATGTCAGGAAACGGTAATATTAATTCCAATACTTTTCCGACCAGTATGATCTGGGGATCGGTTTTTCCTTATATTAATACTGCCAATGGGATTATAGAAAAGGGACCAGGATTCGGAATTGCAGAGTCAATGATTTCTGAAGCCAGATTTTTCAGAGGGTTCGATTATTTTATGTTGGTTCAGACATATGGAGGAGTTCCATTGGATCTGGGTGCCGGGGAATTAAAGTTTAATACTTTACCTGCTACAACTTCCGCAAGAAACACTGTTACTGAAGTATATACAAAAGCTATTTTTCCTGATCTTAAAAAAGCAATTGAAACCTTGCCTGTATCACCACGGGTAACGGGAGGAGTGACACAGAACGTAGCGAGATTATTTTTGGCAAAAGCTTATCTTACTTATGGATGGTGGCTGCAGAATCCTAACAATATTCCTACTTATCCTGAAGTTTCAAGGAGTGACCCTGATGGTCATAATGCCCAATGGTATTTCCAGCAAGCGTATGATATAGCAATGGCGGGAATTACCAGCCCCGGAAGTTATGGGCTTCAGCCTACTTTTTACGATGTAAATGTGGGTTCTAATGACAGAAACAACGAATGTATGCTGTATGCAGATCACACGCAGTCAAGTACATATTATAACGAAGGAGATCCTGTAGGGTTTGGGTCAGGTTGGGCTCCGGATAATTTTGCAGCGTGGATGCAGACATGGAATTATACTGCCATAAAAAGCAGTAAAACAACAGCCTGGGCAGGGGCAGATGTTGTAAGTCCAGTGCAACGTGAAGCGGCTCAGCCCTTCGGGCGTCCATGGGTTCGTATGTGTCCTACCCTGGGGGTTATTAAAAATACATTTGCCGATAAAACCAATGACTCACGTTACGATGGTACCTTTGTTACTACATACAGAGGAAACTGGAATAAAAACGGGACCGGTCTTACGGGTGTACCAGTGTTATATAACGCAAACAATTTACCTGTACAGCCGGGGGGCGCTATCCTTAGTTTCCTTAATGATGATACGCAGACTCCTGCATATCCTTCTGGAGCGGGACAAAACGGTGTAGGAGCAGGAACTTTAGCCGGAAGAGCAGATTGGGTTATTGCTCCAAATGGGATCAGCAGAATCGTGTATCCTGGTTTATGGAAAATAGGAACTTACCGTACCGATGATCCGAACGGCTTAGGATATCCAAATGCATCTTTAACACGTCCTTTCAGTGTAGCGAAGTTTTCAGAATTCTATTTTATTGCAGCAGAATCGGCTGTGAAAGGAGCTACAGGAGCAATGACAGCCAAAGATCTTATTAATGTAATCCGTGCCCGTGCAGGCAAATGGAAATTTAACAATGCTCAGAATGCTGCTTATACGGCAGATAACAGTGCGGCAATGATTGCGGCAACACCTTCGAATATTACCATTGATTATATCCTTGCAGAAAGATCACGTGAATATTATGGTGAGTTTTACAGATGGTATGATCTTGTACGTACTCAAAAATGGAGTGAATATGCAGCCACCTATCAGATCGGCGGAGCTTCATATGGAAATCACACCCCAGAGACAGTTACCAGAACGATACTACCGTATCATTATCTCAGACCTATTCCTCAGGGACAACTTGATGCAATGGAAGTATCTGCGGATATAAAAGCTAAATATCAAAATCCAGGTTACAATTAA
- a CDS encoding glycoside hydrolase family 95 protein translates to MNVNHCILIICLFISGFSPAQKGGKYKLWYDKPAKHWVEALPVGNGRLAAMVFGDPSKEKFQLNEGTFWSGGPSRNDNPDGPKVLDSIRYYLFNGNYKRAETLSNKGLTAKTLHGSAFQNIGDLNLDFNNLGDVKDYYRELDIEKAITTTTFSSNGTHYKREVFASIPDQVIVIKLSSDKKNVLNFSAGFNSELKKNTKAIDANTLQMDGLSSTLDGVQGQVKFNALAKFISKGGTISVSGNGISITNADEVMILISIATNFTDYKTLNTDEVSKSKKYITQIKNKSFNTLFKNHINAYQKYFKRVDFSIGTSPASQFPTNIRIKNFATSYDPELVSLYYQFGRYLLISSSQPGGQPANLQGIWNNSNKPAWDSKYTININTEMNYWPAEKTNLPEMHEPLIQMVKDLSVTGAETAKVMYKSRGWIAHHNTDIWRITGVVDFANAGQWPLGSAWLSQHLWEKYLYSGDKNYLKSIYPVLKSAALFYEDFLIEEPTHKWLVVGPSISPENIPQGHQGSALAAGNTMDNQLMFDLFSKTKKAAQILNLDSDKIPVWNNIISKLPPMKIGRYGQLQEWIEDWDNPKDNHRHVSHLYGLFPGNQINPLTTPELFDAAKTVLIHRGDVSTGWSMGWKINLWAKLLEGNHANKLIKDQLTLVEKDGWSEKGGTYPNLFDAHPPFQVDGNFGCTSGITEMLLQTQNGSIDILPALPDEWKNGNISGLKTYGGFEVSMVWKDNQATEVIIKSNLGGNCRISALNELDLEGKSVLKAASEKNENPYFEIPMIKKPLISPEAQLNPVKIKERFIYDLRTEAGRTYILKMKKEHQ, encoded by the coding sequence ATGAACGTAAATCATTGCATATTAATAATCTGTCTTTTCATTAGTGGATTTTCCCCTGCACAGAAAGGAGGGAAATATAAGCTTTGGTATGACAAGCCTGCAAAACATTGGGTAGAAGCATTACCTGTTGGAAATGGAAGATTGGCGGCAATGGTTTTTGGAGATCCTTCAAAAGAAAAATTTCAGTTGAACGAAGGCACATTCTGGTCAGGTGGTCCTTCCCGAAACGATAATCCTGATGGTCCCAAAGTGTTGGATTCTATTCGTTACTATCTTTTTAATGGAAATTACAAAAGAGCTGAAACCCTTTCCAATAAAGGTTTAACGGCAAAAACACTTCACGGTTCTGCGTTTCAGAATATCGGAGATTTGAATCTTGATTTTAATAATCTTGGCGATGTTAAGGATTATTATCGTGAGCTTGATATTGAAAAAGCAATAACAACAACTACGTTTTCCTCCAACGGAACTCATTATAAAAGAGAAGTCTTTGCTTCAATTCCGGATCAGGTAATTGTGATAAAACTGAGCTCAGACAAAAAAAATGTACTGAATTTCAGTGCTGGATTCAACAGCGAATTGAAAAAAAATACGAAGGCGATTGATGCCAATACTTTGCAAATGGACGGACTTTCTTCCACATTAGACGGCGTTCAGGGTCAGGTTAAGTTTAATGCGCTGGCAAAATTCATTTCCAAAGGTGGAACCATTTCAGTTTCAGGCAACGGAATTTCTATAACCAATGCAGATGAAGTAATGATTTTGATTTCAATTGCCACCAATTTCACAGACTATAAAACTCTAAATACCGACGAAGTTTCAAAAAGTAAAAAATACATTACTCAAATCAAAAATAAAAGCTTCAATACTTTATTTAAAAATCATATCAACGCTTACCAGAAATATTTCAAAAGAGTGGATTTCAGTATCGGAACTTCTCCTGCGTCACAATTTCCTACCAATATTCGTATTAAAAATTTCGCCACCAGTTATGATCCTGAGCTTGTTTCATTATATTATCAGTTTGGACGTTATCTCCTGATTTCTTCTTCACAACCGGGTGGTCAGCCAGCCAATCTTCAGGGAATTTGGAACAATTCCAACAAACCGGCGTGGGACAGCAAATATACCATCAACATCAATACGGAAATGAATTATTGGCCTGCGGAAAAAACCAATTTGCCGGAAATGCACGAACCATTAATTCAAATGGTCAAAGATTTGAGTGTAACGGGGGCAGAAACGGCAAAAGTGATGTACAAAAGCCGTGGTTGGATAGCGCATCACAACACCGACATCTGGAGAATTACTGGTGTGGTGGATTTTGCTAATGCCGGGCAATGGCCATTGGGAAGTGCCTGGCTCTCCCAGCATCTTTGGGAAAAATATTTGTACAGCGGAGACAAAAATTATCTCAAATCCATTTATCCCGTTCTAAAATCTGCCGCCTTATTTTATGAAGATTTTCTGATTGAAGAACCGACGCACAAATGGTTGGTGGTAGGTCCGTCTATATCTCCCGAAAATATTCCGCAAGGACATCAGGGAAGTGCTTTGGCGGCAGGAAATACGATGGATAACCAGTTGATGTTTGACCTGTTCAGCAAAACAAAAAAAGCAGCACAAATTTTAAATCTAGATTCAGATAAAATTCCGGTTTGGAACAATATCATTTCCAAATTACCACCGATGAAAATCGGAAGGTATGGTCAGCTCCAGGAATGGATTGAAGACTGGGACAACCCAAAAGACAATCACAGGCACGTTTCTCATCTGTATGGATTGTTTCCCGGAAATCAAATCAATCCTCTCACAACGCCAGAACTTTTTGATGCTGCGAAAACGGTTTTAATACACCGTGGTGATGTTTCTACAGGCTGGTCGATGGGCTGGAAAATTAATCTTTGGGCTAAATTATTAGAGGGAAATCACGCGAATAAATTAATAAAAGACCAGTTAACTTTAGTGGAAAAAGACGGTTGGAGCGAAAAAGGAGGAACCTATCCGAATTTATTCGATGCACATCCGCCGTTTCAGGTCGACGGAAATTTCGGCTGTACGTCAGGAATTACAGAAATGCTTTTACAGACACAAAACGGAAGCATCGACATTTTACCCGCACTTCCCGACGAATGGAAAAACGGAAATATTTCCGGACTGAAAACGTATGGTGGTTTTGAAGTCAGCATGGTTTGGAAAGACAATCAGGCAACTGAGGTCATCATCAAATCAAATCTTGGAGGAAATTGTAGAATCAGTGCACTTAATGAATTGGATTTAGAAGGAAAAAGCGTATTAAAAGCAGCATCGGAAAAAAATGAAAATCCTTATTTTGAAATTCCAATGATCAAAAAACCTTTGATTTCTCCTGAAGCTCAATTAAATCCAGTGAAAATAAAAGAAAGATTCATCTATGATTTGCGAACAGAAGCAGGAAGAACTTATATTTTAAAAATGAAAAAAGAACATCAATAG